The Astatotilapia calliptera chromosome 17, fAstCal1.2, whole genome shotgun sequence genome has a segment encoding these proteins:
- the glipr1a gene encoding GLIPR1-like protein 1, whose amino-acid sequence MASAVERLLWACIILDSGVRSISLPEISDLKFIEECVKEHNLARSSVSPPATDMLYMTWDEALAITAKAWAKRCIFDHNIYLKDASRVHPIFLSVGENIWTAYPPSQFNTAKAIKRWVDEVKDYSYQKNSCNKVCGHYTQVVWASTYKVGCAVQLCPDGIKHFTNEKGVLFVCNYATAGNIIGQHPYASEGGACLRCSGTCENKLCRSPERDSQKSYNWSPDWDTSDTSSSSPVSVLIARPVALSFTFITAYVVHYFYPDAFCYE is encoded by the exons ATGGCGAGTGCAGTGGAGAGGTTGCTGTGGGCCTGCATTATCCTGGATTCTGGTGTGCGCTCGATTTCACTGCCAGAAATCAGTGATTTGAAGTTCATTGAGGAATGTGTGAAGGAGCACAACTTGGCGCGGTCATCTGTCAGTCCCCCTGCTACCGACATGCTGTACATG ACGTGGGATGAGGCCTTAGCCATTACTGCAAAAGCGTGGGCAAAGCGCTGTATATTTGATCACAACATTTACCTCAAAGATGCTTCCCGCGTGCACCctatctttctctctgtgggAGAAAACATATGGACAGCCTATCCACCATCACAATTTAATACAGCAAAAGCCATAAAGAGATGGGTGGATGAAGTAAAAGACTACAGCTACCAAAAGAACAGCTGCAATAAGGTTTGTGGCCACTACACACAG GTTGTGTGGGCCAGCACCTACAAAGTTGGATGTGCAGTACAGCTGTGCCCAGATGGCATCAAGCACTTCACTAATGAAAAAGGTGTCCTCTTTGTATGCAACTATGCCACAGC gGGTAATATAATCGGACAGCACCCATATGCATCTGAGGGGGGAGCCTGCTTGAGGTGCAGTGGCACTTGTGAGAATAAACTCTGTC GTAGTCCTGAACGTGATTCACAGAAAA GCTACAACTGGAGCCCAGACTGGGACACCTCGGATACCAGCAGCTCTAGCCCTGTCAGCGTTCTGATCGCTCGGCCGGTTGCCCTCAGCTTCACTTTCATTACAGCGTATGTAGTCCACTACTTCTACCCTGATGCATTCTGCTATGAATAA
- the krr1 gene encoding KRR1 small subunit processome component homolog, whose protein sequence is MASSTASDGVSEEQTGEKSKKTKSQVDESELLTVPDGWKEPLFTKEDNPRGLLEESSFATLFPKYREAYLKECWPLVEKALGEVHIKPSLDLIEGSMTVCTTKKTFDPYAIVRARDLIKLLARSVPFEQAVRILQDDIACDIIKIGTMVRSRERFVKRRQRLIGPKGSTLKALELLTNCYVMVQGNTVSALGPYSGLKEVRKVVLDTMKNIHPIYNIKTLMIKRELSKDPELRMQNWERFLPKFRHKNLAKRKEPKKKSVKKEYTPFPPPQPESKVDQELATGEFFLRESVKKRKKMEEIKVKQATALTKKQEERNKAFIPPKEKPLMKKTAKAPTEGKLDIEAIKDKVKKAKTKKLGAPPLNPAPPTSSTTEKKKKKSNKAKSKG, encoded by the exons ATGGCGTCCTCCACAGCCAGTGACGGCGTGAGTGAGGAGCAAACGGGGGAAAAATCGAAGAAGACTAAAAGCCAAG TGGATGAATCCGAACTCCTGACAGTTCCCGATGGATGGAAGGAGCCACTGTTCACCAAAGAGGATAACCCCCGCGGTTTGCTGGAGGAGAGTAGCTTTGCCACCCTCTTCCCCAAGTACAGGGAGGCCTACTTGAAAGAGTGCTGGCCTCTGGTGGAGAAGGCTTTAGGAGAGGTG CACATTAAACCTTCTTTGGACCTAATAGAAGGCAGCATGACAGTCTGCACCACTAAGAAGACCTTTGACCCTTATGCCattgtgagagccagagatcttATTAAGCTGCTGGCGAGGAGTGTGCCATTTGAACAG GCTGTAAGAATATTACAGGATGACATCgcctgtgacatcatcaaaaTTGGCACTATGGTGAGGAGTAGAGAGCGGTTTGTGAAGCGAAGGCAGCGACTCATTGGCCCCAAAGGCTCCACCCTAAAG GCACTGGAATTACTGACCAACTGCTATGTGATGGTGCAGGGGAACACGGTGTCTGCACTGGGACCCTACAGCGGATTAAAGGAG GTTCGTAAAGTGGTGTTGGACACCATGAAGAACATTCATCCCATTTACAACATCAAG ACTCTGATGATCAAACGGGAGCTGTCCAAAGACCCCGAACTGCGGATGCAAAACTGGGAGCGCTTTCTGCCCAAGTTCCGACACAAGAATCTTGCCAAGCGCAAGGAACCCAAGAAGAAGAGCGTGAAGAAGGAGTACACCCCGTTCCCTCCTCCACAGCCAGAGAGCAAG GTTGACCAGGAGCTGGCCACAGGAGAATTCTTCCTGCGGGAGAGTgtgaagaaaaggaagaagatgGAAGAAATCAAG GTGAAACAGGCCACCGCACTGACCAAGAAGCAAGAAGAGCGGAACAAAGCCTTCATTCCTCCTAAAGAGAAGCCTCTGATGAAGAAGACTGCTAAAG CTCCTACAGAAGGCAAGCTGGACATCGAAGCTATAAAGGACAAagtaaaaaaagccaaaacaaagaaactgggTGCTCCACCATTAAACCCTGCACCTCCCACCAGCAGCACcactgaaaagaagaagaagaagagcaacaAAGCGAAAAGCAAAGGCTAA
- the LOC113009422 gene encoding uncharacterized protein LOC113009422 — MESSQGIYKPIRVLFNTPIYETAVKICWHLPGYRTQIAIMTEFLRLQQEDLIPPNLTAEDLRDLLVEKSRETLREQLWEFELEDFEEEEAKPLLRLVWAVNVINKMRDVEFEARMLLQFPEAVPPKFQAPKLLSVVKDYVEILKEKQQEQHNSKLLTVQEVVIEVVPRVLQSFWELPPCPLLNMASQSLSILSTSVTKATLDRVSRSLTAMETQAIFTRSIRDDMVNSILTEIRQKFPQEILSIKVANFAPVLLKTIADVAMIQICEIFEPPSSLPDVKNTNGERSSDGLSMANVPPAEGSFSESVPEPDVPCEELLAERASSLSFQDLTIEGALSESVQEPDVPCEELLSESSSSLKAEDLTIEGLSESVAVADVPREEPYAESKSSVKGEEHKIKGSRLEIGPVPDVPCEEAFPEPESSMKCKDLQIKKKKKGFFKRLRSLLCCCCRPKDTD, encoded by the exons ATGGAATCAAGTCAAGGAATCTATAAACCTATCAGG GTGTTGTTCAACACACCGATTTATGAAACTGCTGTAAAGATCTGCTGGCATCTTCCGGGCTACAGGACTCAG ATTGCGATTATGACGGAGTTTCTCAGACTTCAGCAGGAAGATCTAATTCCACCGAACCTCACTGCTGAAGATCTGAGAGATCTTTTGGTGGAGAAGAGCAGGGAGACACTCAGAGAGCA GCTGTGGGAGTTTGAATTAGAGGATtttgaagaagaggaagccAAACCTCTTCTAAGGCTG gtgTGGGCGGTGAACGTCATCAATAAAATGAGGGACGTTGAATTTGAAGCCAGAATGCTTCTTCAGTTCCCAGAGGCCGTGCCTCCTAAATTTCA AGCACCTAAACTCCTGAGCGTGGTGAAGGATTACGTTGAAATCCTaaaagagaagcagcaggaacaGCATAACAGCAAACTGCTCACCGTGCAGGAGGTAGTGATCGAGGTAGTTCCCCGTGTTCTCCAGAGCTTCTGGGAGCTTCCTCCTTGTCCCCTCCTAAACATGGCCTCCCAGAGTCTAAGCATCCTCTCCACGAGTGTCACCAAGGCCACTTTAGATCGTGTCTCCAGGAGTCTCACGGCGATGGAAACACAGGCCATCTTCACCCGCTCCATCCGAGACGATATGGTCAACAGCATCCTGACGGAGATCAGGCAGAAATTTCCTCAAGAAATTCTGTCTATCAAAGTTGCAAACTTTGCACCAGTGTTGCTGAAGACCATTGCTGATGTAGCAATGATCCAGATATGTGAAATCTTTGAGCCCCCTTCAAGTCTTCCTGATGTGAAGAACACAAATGGAGAGCGCTCCTCTGACGGTCTTTCAATGGCAAATGTTCCACCAGCCGAAGGATCTTTTTCAGAAAGTGTTCCAGAGCCTGACGTTCCCTGTGAGGAACTTCTTGCTGAAAGGGCATCCAGTCTGAGTTTTCAAGACCTTACGATTGAAGGAGCTCTTTCCGAAAGTGTGCAAGAGCCTGACGTTCCCTGTGAGGAACTTCTTTCTGAAAGTTCTTCTAGTCTGAAGGCTGAAGACCTTACGATTGAAGGTCTTTCGGAAAGTGTGGCAGTGGCTGACGTTCCCCGTGAAGAACCCTATGCAGAGTCCAAATCCAGTGTTAAAGGCGAAGAGCATAAGATCAAAGGATCTCGTTTGGAAATTGGGCCAGTTCCTGATGTTCCCTGTGAGGAAGCTTTTCCTGAACCCGAATCCAGTATGAAGTGCAAAGACCTTCAgatcaagaagaagaaaaagggctTCTTCAAAAGACTGAGAAGTCTGCTCTGCTGTTGTTGCAGACCAAAGGACACCGACTGA
- the LOC113009781 gene encoding uncharacterized protein LOC113009781: MNSLQYSFVFFILVPHVISLGRCNDISFSLCWMSKGNDLDRKNGDIWLNGTSLKSIRKVGKVTSVTLSPGVENQLTLQYGGSVQAWTLTVPQSPRIKFTKVRGRKQPLQHPTNATKDFLKLLSPTEVFACENGTVYFQQEENFFLALGHTMRLACKLVSRSPSMLLVSWERNQPDVIYSHNVTLYHVELGSYNTHTLDVTTHNHYRFSALDPCTLYMACVEIADTLSLACLSTITDPDVPENFEVTSWNSSSISLSWDCPVNSKYSVFLLTAFHLNGTNHITDEVSFWHKDNFEVSLSDLQPCSRVKFGLQTVCQAGIESRYSKMVLNDGNSFHSNIEDLRQTLFGPTNYTLSWEVRNTSSISMFRVFHEGVLQGTTLMNSYTVRGLLPCQQYQARVEALCGHGVLMSPKTVTAQTGPYGVSELTYHSNDSAAVWTPSSPQQQAVGFVYELSLKNGTTIDSSRVSVTKLRLLGLEEGKTYVLNVWEECDNQLESEHSHLFFMAANSSKELHVKAGGPAHDMELELDYDNTGLTVVVPWKLPEDLDNGTSEAKDKIEEIFNNKLQELLKDKPVRIKLDSFEPADEPDKTEIFFRAFDASQTKENVPVPIEDLLYYTGSLNATNITVKGGVIYWDGPDLCASKQPLCSHNSLCINTLGSYSCVCQHGYYDVSSVTERAPASHPVCQEKGLFSRCLDKLMAGAIAKPYLHSRMGGAVAVKLNDGRCIVNESETLYYFRTSRKVSECGTEKQVNKTHINFQNTLSVTLTKGQMISRRDLKVVWKCVYPRHYVRNAQVSVDMEWLTSMTLVEFNSSVHLGLKMTLYRDESYTNSYRDAITLELEDTLFFQVALETNSSFAVDLLLQVKSCWTTESIDPHDPTQGVLLQDGCPVDPTFHWLSVNGLAHRSRFSIQMFNMPKKLPLYFHCLASICGHDEDCRLKCTGKQHTKRSVSQMESEGKHAAVVSAGPLIVNTRVKSATPSYWAEYMTVIAIVAGSIGFLGVTVLLVSATKAIMTYYEQLRSQ, translated from the exons GAAAAATGGAGACATATGGCTCAATGGCACATCATTGAAATCCATCAGAAAGGTGGGCAAAGTGACTTCTGTGACTCTGTCGCCGGGTGTTGAAAACCAGCTAACCCTCCAATATGGTGGCTCTGTCCAGGCATGGACTCTAACAGTTCCCCAAAGCCCAC GTATAAAGTTTACTAAAGTCAGAGGCCGAAAGCAGCCACTACAACATCCAACAAATGCCACTAAG GATTTCCTCAAGTTGTTGAGTCCCACTGAAGTGTTTGCATGTGAAAATGGAACAGTATACTTCCAACAGGAGGAAAATTTCTTCCTTGCTTTGG gtCACACAATGCGCCTCGCTTGCAAACTGGTGTCCCGCAGTCCCTCCATGTTGCTGGTTTCCTGGGAGAGGAATCAACCAGATGTCATCTATAGTCACAATGTGACTTTGTACCATGTTGAACTAGGCTCCTATAACACGCATACTTTGGATGttaccactcacaaccactaccGCTTCTCTGCTCTGGACCCCTGCACCCTCTACATGGCCTGTGTGGAGATTGCAGACACTCTCTCCTTAGCATGCCTCTCTACTATTACTG ATCCAGATGTTCCAGAGAACTTTGAGGTTACATcatggaacagcagcagcatatCTTTATCCTGGGACTGCCCTGTGAACAGCAAGTACTCGGTCTTCCTTCTCACTGCCTTCCACCTCAACGGTACAAACCACATCACAGACGAGGTCTCGTTTTGGCACAAAGATAACTTTGAGGTCAGCTTGTCTGACCTGCAGCCCTGCAGCAGAGTGAAGTTTGGCCTACAGACTGTTTGCCAGGCAGGAATCGAGTCCCGCTACAGCAAGATGGTCCTGAATGACGGAAACTCTT TCCATTCCAACATTGAGGACTTGCGTCAAACATTGTTTGGCCCCACCAACTACACCCTGAGCTGGGAGGTGAGGAACACCTCTTCCATCTCCATGTTCAGAGTGTTTCATGAAGGTGTGCTGCAGGGTACTACTCTCATGAACAGCTACACTGTGAGGGGGCTGCTGCCATGCCAACAGTACCAGGCCAGGGTGGAGGCACTTTGTGGACATGGTGTGCTCATGAGTCCTAAGACGGTCACAGCACAAACAG GACCTTACGGTGTGTCTGAGCTGACGTACCACTCTAATGACTCTGCTGCTGTGTGGACCCCTAGTAGCCCACAGCAGCAAGCTGTGGGCTTCGTATATGAGCTGTCCCTGAAGAACGGCACCACCATCGACAGCAGCCGTGTGTCAGTCACAAAGCTACGCCTCCTCGGGCTGGAAGAAGGGAAAACTTATGTTCTCAATGTGTGGGAAGAATGTGACAACCAGCTGGAGTCTGAACATTcgcatttgtttttcatggcaGCCAATTCATCTAAAGAGCTCCATGTGAAGGCTGGTGGACCTGCTCACGACATGG AACTAGAGTTAGATTATGACAACACAGGTCTCACAGTGGTTGTACCCTGGAAACTGCCTGAGGATCTAGACAACGGCACATCAGAAGCTAAAGATAAAATAGAGGAGatcttcaacaacaag CTGCAGGAGCTATTGAAAGATAAGCCAGTTCGGATAAAGTTGGACTCTTTTGAACCTGCAGATGAGCCAgacaaaactgagattttcttcAGGGCTTTTGATGCCTCCCAAACTAAAGAAAATGTGCCCGTACCTATTGAAGATCTTCTGTATTACACTGGCTCTCTAAATGCCACCAACATCACTGTTAAAGGTGGAGTCATTTACTGGGATG GTCCAGACCTGTGTGCTTCCAAACAGCCTTTATGTTCTCACAATTCTCTGTGCATCAACACTCTGGGCTCATATTCTTGTGTATGCCAGCATGGTTACTATGACGTCAGCTCTGTGACTGAGCGTGCTCCAGCTTCACATCCAGTCTGCCAAG AAAAAGGTCTCTTCAGCCGGTGTCTGGATAAATTGATGGCTGGTGCAATAGCAAAGCCCTACCTGCATTCTCGCATGGGAGGAGCAGTTGCAGTGAAGCTGAATGATGGTCGCTGCATTGTGAATGAGAGTGAGACACTGTACTACTTCCGTACCTCACGAAAAGTCTCTGAATGTGGAACCGAGAAGCAG GTTAACAAAACTCACATCAACTTCCAGAATACTCTGAGTGTCACTTTGACCAAAGGGCAGATGATCAGCAGGCGGGACCTAAAAGTGGTGTGGAAGTGCGTTTACCCACGACATTATGTCCGCAATGCTCAAGTCAGCGTGGATATGGAATG GCTCACTTCCATGACCTTGGTGGAGTTTAACTCGTCAGTGCACCTGGGCCTGAAAATGACCTTGTACAGGGATGAGTCTTACACAAACAGTTACAGGGATGCCATAACCCTGGAACTCGAGGACACACTGTTCTTCCAGGTGGCTCTGGAGACAAACAGCTCTTTTGCTGTAGACCTGCTCCTGCAGGTGAAGTCGTGCTGGACGACTGAGAGCATCGACCCTCACGACCCTACCCAGGGCGTCCTTTTGCAAGATGG TTGTCCTGTTGACCCCACTTTCCACTGGCTGTCTGTGAACGGTCTGGCACATAGAAGCAGGTTTTCCATTCAGATGTTCAACATGCCTAAGAAGTTACCTCTTTACTTCCACTGCCTGGCCAGCATATGTGGACATGATGAAGACTGTCGACTG AAATGCACTGGCAAGCAGCACACAAAGAGGTCCGTGAGTCAAATGGAGAGTGAGGGGAAACACGCTGCTGTCGTGTCTGCTGGACCTTTGATTGTCAACACAAGAGTGAAGTCAGCTACACCGTCTTACT GGGCAGAGTACATGACTGTAATAGCCATTGTGGCTGGATCAATAGGCTTTCTGGGAGTAACGGTGCTCTTAGTGAGTGCTACCAAAGCAATCATGACTTACTATGAACAGCTACGGTCCCAATAA